Proteins found in one Vagococcus carniphilus genomic segment:
- a CDS encoding MetQ/NlpA family ABC transporter substrate-binding protein, with product MKKLGLSIGLLGLLLGFAACGNKAEEKKEATDSKTKEEKVIKVASQTTPMTDVVEVAAKEAKKDGWKVELVQVTDNIQYNELLKNKEVDANFAQHEPYMQKFNQEKKANLVAIQKIYNAKVGFYSKDYKDIKDIPEGAKVAIPNDVSNEGRALAMLNDQGLITLKEGVGFEGTLKDIEKNDKNLEFMSVDLLNLAEAYNEKEVALVYNYPTYIAKIGLKPADALFLEKTVDERFAISLVAREDNQDSEEIKALKKAMTSQAVKEFLEKEHSDTLVPAF from the coding sequence ATGAAAAAATTAGGATTATCAATTGGATTATTAGGATTATTATTAGGATTTGCAGCATGTGGTAATAAAGCTGAAGAGAAAAAAGAAGCAACAGATTCAAAAACTAAAGAAGAAAAAGTGATAAAAGTTGCCTCTCAAACAACACCAATGACAGATGTTGTAGAAGTTGCAGCCAAAGAAGCTAAAAAAGATGGCTGGAAAGTTGAACTTGTTCAAGTAACTGACAACATTCAATACAATGAATTGTTAAAAAATAAAGAAGTAGATGCTAACTTTGCACAACATGAGCCTTATATGCAAAAATTTAATCAAGAGAAAAAAGCGAATTTAGTAGCTATACAAAAAATTTATAACGCCAAAGTAGGTTTTTATTCAAAAGACTATAAAGATATTAAAGACATACCAGAAGGTGCTAAGGTAGCTATCCCTAATGATGTATCAAATGAAGGTCGAGCATTGGCTATGTTAAACGACCAAGGTCTTATTACGTTAAAAGAGGGTGTTGGTTTTGAGGGAACTCTTAAAGATATTGAGAAAAATGATAAAAATTTAGAGTTTATGTCAGTTGATTTACTAAATTTAGCAGAAGCATATAACGAAAAAGAAGTAGCACTTGTGTATAACTATCCTACTTACATTGCAAAAATTGGCTTGAAACCAGCAGATGCTCTATTTTTAGAAAAAACAGTGGATGAACGTTTTGCGATTAGTTTGGTAGCAAGAGAAGACAATCAAGATTCAGAGGAAATTAAAGCACTTAAAAAAGCAATGACTAGTCAAGCTGTGAAAGAATTTTTAGAAAAAGAACACAGTGATACGTTAGTTCCGGCATTTTAG
- a CDS encoding methionine ABC transporter permease, which yields MSGITYYLPEMFKALKETGIMLGISVSLGLVGGLLIGIALYLYRSEGIKPNKSLMLFLNGYVNITRSFPFLLLVVAVIPLTRFIFNTAFGPVAASFPLSLVAIAIFGRLVEQVLLDVPKEVVELANALGATKRQFVCHFLLKESRSGLILSFTSMIISLMSYSTVMGVVGGGGIGDFAIRFGYQRYEYEIMYATIVIMIIIVGSIQLLGTYVSKKLDKRK from the coding sequence ATGAGTGGGATTACTTATTATTTACCAGAAATGTTTAAAGCTTTAAAAGAAACAGGGATTATGCTCGGAATTTCAGTTAGCCTAGGATTAGTAGGAGGACTTTTAATAGGCATAGCTCTTTATTTATATCGATCAGAAGGAATCAAACCAAATAAAAGTTTGATGCTATTTTTAAATGGATACGTCAATATTACTCGTTCTTTTCCTTTTCTACTATTAGTAGTTGCGGTGATTCCTCTAACACGCTTTATTTTTAATACCGCATTTGGTCCAGTAGCAGCTTCCTTTCCACTTAGTCTTGTTGCAATCGCCATTTTTGGTAGATTGGTTGAGCAGGTGTTGTTAGATGTTCCAAAAGAGGTTGTTGAGTTGGCTAATGCGTTAGGAGCGACTAAACGCCAATTTGTGTGTCATTTCTTATTAAAAGAAAGTCGAAGTGGCTTGATTCTAAGCTTTACCTCTATGATCATTAGTTTAATGTCTTACTCAACCGTTATGGGAGTTGTTGGAGGTGGAGGGATTGGTGATTTTGCTATTCGTTTTGGCTATCAACGTTACGAATATGAAATTATGTACGCTACGATTGTTATTATGATTATTATTGTTGGAAGTATTCAACTATTAGGAACTTATGTTAGTAAAAAATTAGATAAAAGGAAGTAA
- a CDS encoding ATP-binding cassette domain-containing protein codes for MIEIKEVSKTYHQGKISTKALSEVSFVVNKKESLGIVGESGSGKSTLLRLIQLMETPSTGDILIDGEPTSKWTEKQKQIQKRKMSMLFQSFNLLSNLTVLDNVILPLKLQQRKDLDKALELLEFVGLSEQKKSYTSQLSGGQKQRVALARSLITNPEILLLDEATSALDDRTTEEILVLLEKVKKSYEPTIVFVSHDLDVIKSSCERVLIIEKGKIVNETRVNQKKVNSMSESYSEKAMRVLSL; via the coding sequence ATGATTGAGATAAAAGAAGTTTCTAAAACATACCACCAAGGGAAAATATCTACTAAAGCATTAAGTGAAGTTAGTTTTGTAGTAAATAAAAAAGAGAGTTTGGGAATTGTCGGAGAGAGTGGTTCAGGTAAATCAACTTTGTTAAGGTTGATTCAGTTAATGGAAACACCATCAACGGGTGATATTTTAATTGACGGAGAGCCTACTTCAAAATGGACAGAAAAGCAAAAACAAATTCAGAAAAGAAAAATGAGTATGTTATTCCAAAGTTTCAATTTACTTAGTAACTTAACTGTTTTAGATAATGTGATACTACCACTTAAATTACAACAAAGAAAAGATCTTGATAAAGCATTAGAATTGTTAGAGTTTGTAGGTTTGAGTGAGCAAAAAAAATCTTATACTAGTCAGTTAAGTGGCGGTCAGAAGCAACGTGTCGCACTAGCAAGATCGTTAATAACAAATCCAGAAATTTTATTATTGGATGAAGCAACAAGTGCTTTGGATGATAGAACCACTGAAGAAATACTTGTACTCCTTGAAAAAGTTAAAAAAAGTTATGAGCCAACAATTGTATTTGTAAGTCATGATTTAGATGTCATTAAATCAAGTTGTGAACGTGTTTTGATAATAGAAAAAGGAAAGATAGTCAATGAAACAAGAGTTAATCAAAAGAAAGTTAACTCGATGTCTGAGTCTTATAGTGAAAAGGCAATGCGAGTGTTGAGTTTATGA
- a CDS encoding lipoate--protein ligase codes for MLFHRMVSRDIRTNLATENYLMTHYQIDEPILLMYIQAPSLIVGRHQNIYDEINLSAAEADDVTITRRLSGGGAVYDDLGNISFGFVVDKSKVVFGDYVSIVEPIVKALKEMGVKDAKVNGRNDILIGDKKISGNAMYTKKNRMFSHGTLLHDVDLEKLPRYLNVSKEKLASKHIQSVSSRVTNIKPYLDREYQELSTEAFRDELIKKIYGVPDLSNISEKELFLTPNEELEIAKSVETIYGNQEWVFGHHQPYTTKQKAYIPSVGLLEARFQLKEGRIHLIDFLGDFFNQTELIGLRQILEGVYLTKRDVEKALETVDIQQYFANLTNEDFISFLVGEKNND; via the coding sequence GTGTTATTTCACAGAATGGTTAGTCGTGATATACGTACGAATTTAGCGACAGAAAATTACTTGATGACTCATTATCAAATCGATGAGCCTATTCTTTTAATGTATATTCAAGCACCTAGTCTTATTGTAGGGAGACATCAAAATATTTATGATGAAATCAATTTAAGTGCCGCAGAAGCTGATGATGTGACAATAACAAGACGTTTGTCTGGTGGCGGAGCGGTTTATGATGATTTGGGTAATATCAGTTTTGGTTTTGTTGTGGATAAATCTAAAGTTGTTTTTGGTGATTATGTATCTATTGTAGAACCTATTGTAAAAGCTTTGAAGGAAATGGGAGTCAAAGATGCAAAGGTGAATGGACGAAATGATATTTTGATTGGTGATAAAAAAATATCAGGTAATGCGATGTATACAAAGAAAAATAGAATGTTTTCTCATGGAACTTTATTACATGATGTCGATTTAGAAAAATTACCAAGATATTTAAATGTTTCAAAAGAAAAATTAGCATCTAAGCATATACAATCAGTCTCTTCAAGAGTAACTAATATAAAACCTTATTTAGATAGAGAGTACCAAGAGTTATCAACAGAAGCATTTCGAGATGAATTAATAAAAAAGATTTATGGTGTTCCGGATTTATCCAATATTTCTGAAAAAGAGTTATTTTTAACTCCTAATGAGGAACTAGAGATAGCAAAATCTGTTGAAACAATCTATGGCAATCAAGAGTGGGTATTTGGTCATCATCAGCCTTATACAACTAAGCAAAAAGCTTATATTCCATCTGTTGGTTTACTGGAAGCAAGATTTCAATTGAAAGAAGGACGAATTCATTTAATTGATTTTTTAGGTGATTTCTTTAATCAAACAGAATTAATTGGTTTGAGACAGATTTTAGAAGGTGTTTATTTAACTAAAAGAGATGTGGAAAAAGCATTAGAAACTGTGGATATTCAACAGTATTTCGCTAACTTAACAAATGAAGATTTTATTTCATTTTTGGTAGGTGAGAAGAATAATGATTGA
- the rplT gene encoding 50S ribosomal protein L20, with product MARVKGGTVTRQRRKKVLKLAKGYYGSKHTLFKTAKEQVMRSHTYAFRDRKQTKRNFRKLWIARINAGARMNGLSYSKMMHGLKLAEIDINRKMLSELAIHDAEAFTAIAEQAKAALAK from the coding sequence ATGGCACGTGTAAAAGGTGGAACTGTAACTCGCCAACGTCGTAAAAAAGTGCTTAAGTTAGCTAAAGGCTACTATGGCTCAAAACATACATTATTTAAAACAGCAAAAGAACAAGTGATGAGATCTCATACTTATGCATTCAGAGATCGTAAACAAACAAAACGTAACTTCCGTAAATTATGGATCGCTCGTATTAACGCTGGCGCTCGCATGAACGGTTTAAGCTACAGCAAAATGATGCACGGCTTGAAATTAGCTGAAATTGACATCAACCGCAAAATGTTATCTGAATTAGCTATCCATGATGCAGAAGCTTTCACAGCTATCGCAGAACAAGCTAAAGCAGCATTAGCTAAATAA
- the rpmI gene encoding 50S ribosomal protein L35, with protein MPKMKTHRGLAKRVKRTGGGGLKRYRAFTSHRFHGKTKKQRRQLRRPRMVSKGDYKRIRQQLTGMR; from the coding sequence ATGCCAAAAATGAAAACTCACCGCGGACTAGCTAAACGTGTTAAGCGTACTGGTGGTGGCGGATTAAAAAGATATCGTGCGTTTACAAGTCACCGTTTCCACGGTAAAACTAAAAAACAACGTCGTCAATTACGTCGTCCAAGAATGGTATCAAAAGGCGATTACAAACGTATCCGTCAACAATTGACAGGTATGAGATAA
- the infC gene encoding translation initiation factor IF-3 has product MTIAKDIMVNDGIRARELRLISADGEQLGVKSKAEALKIAESANLDLVVVAPNAKPPVAKVMDHGKFRFEQQKKEREARKKQKVINVKEVRLSPTIDVNDFNTKLRNARKFLEKGDKVKASIRFKGRAITHKEIGQNVLNRLADETADIATVEQKAKMDGRSMFIVLAPKADK; this is encoded by the coding sequence ATGACCATAGCAAAAGATATTATGGTAAACGACGGCATTCGTGCAAGAGAGTTACGTTTAATTTCAGCAGACGGCGAACAGTTAGGTGTTAAAAGTAAAGCAGAAGCATTGAAAATTGCTGAGAGTGCAAACTTAGACTTAGTTGTAGTAGCACCCAATGCAAAACCACCTGTTGCGAAAGTAATGGATCACGGTAAATTCCGTTTCGAACAACAAAAGAAGGAACGCGAAGCCCGTAAAAAACAAAAAGTAATCAATGTTAAAGAAGTACGTTTAAGTCCAACAATCGATGTTAATGATTTTAATACAAAACTTCGTAACGCACGTAAGTTCCTTGAAAAAGGAGATAAAGTGAAAGCTTCTATCCGATTCAAAGGTCGTGCGATTACTCATAAAGAAATTGGTCAGAACGTCTTGAACCGTTTAGCTGATGAAACTGCTGATATTGCAACAGTAGAACAAAAAGCTAAAATGGATGGTAGAAGTATGTTTATCGTACTTGCACCAAAAGCAGATAAGTAA
- a CDS encoding pentapeptide repeat-containing protein, with translation MPEFKIEQPMVSLTLEEILPEYLEDELLIKNQFIRETAFTNTDCNNLIIEKSRLTKVDFTNSNFNRFECADCHFESCDFSNVEWIGAAFHRTIFKNCKLTGTNFAEALLQNCQFIDCTINYASFNFSQLKRVFFSECQLNFSEFSEVKWNHIELNHCELNKTNWIGTNLNKLNLSSCQFESLSLSPDLIKGFIVNYDQAIIVGLTLGLVLDEPLIEK, from the coding sequence ATGCCTGAATTTAAAATAGAGCAACCCATGGTTAGTTTAACTTTAGAGGAAATTCTTCCTGAATACCTTGAAGATGAGCTATTAATCAAAAATCAATTTATTCGTGAAACAGCTTTTACCAATACTGATTGTAACAACCTAATTATTGAAAAAAGCCGATTAACAAAAGTAGACTTTACAAATAGTAACTTCAATCGATTTGAATGTGCTGATTGTCATTTTGAATCTTGTGATTTTTCAAATGTTGAATGGATTGGAGCTGCTTTTCATCGAACTATTTTTAAAAACTGTAAACTAACAGGTACTAATTTTGCTGAAGCTCTTCTTCAAAATTGTCAGTTTATAGATTGCACTATCAACTATGCATCATTTAATTTTAGCCAATTAAAACGAGTTTTCTTTTCTGAATGCCAACTTAATTTTTCTGAATTTAGTGAAGTTAAATGGAATCACATTGAACTTAATCACTGTGAACTTAATAAAACGAATTGGATAGGCACTAATTTGAACAAATTAAACCTTTCTTCTTGTCAATTTGAAAGTCTTTCTTTATCTCCTGATCTAATCAAAGGTTTTATCGTTAATTATGATCAAGCTATTATCGTTGGATTGACTTTAGGTTTAGTATTAGATGAACCTCTCATTGAAAAATAA
- a CDS encoding DUF6179 domain-containing protein, whose product MNLLTQNNNEEFQTFLLCHIRSKLSGTSIMSMDEVLLISDSIQYVLNHSVVNGTIEEQFLSGKQQIEMQISFLKKEVSIIQELNVFEQSLSYQDTFKELTTFFKFYDVDYQAKETGEAWIDYQLAHPINDQLFEGIDYMSHYIKCLKKEALFVYQLPPTIVNDILREYEEKLSFDYRIDINNLYEVIFNQVVTKFLVTSKLSEMVSLSQIELDYLMSQKEFVLPEEMSLFINSDAYYEKSYKKLIAMLHQKKTHTLLIKEKQKTISEIKLVEPMLENDYKSLIVCLEKLSNREIVEEISCHVKSPYDFEEILETLYFNEEDWSYLFSKMPLELIFSYLCLIKQQSGEELTSLEDFLLMEQEKDYLVALKRHLSELDKKTKMLIEEGLKQVVIEKLDFY is encoded by the coding sequence ATGAATCTTTTAACTCAAAATAATAATGAAGAGTTTCAAACATTTTTACTATGTCATATTCGTAGTAAATTATCTGGGACAAGTATTATGTCAATGGATGAAGTCCTTTTAATTTCAGATTCAATTCAATATGTACTAAATCATAGTGTGGTTAATGGTACGATTGAGGAACAATTTTTATCGGGAAAACAGCAAATAGAGATGCAAATATCTTTTTTAAAGAAAGAGGTAAGCATTATTCAAGAATTGAATGTATTTGAGCAATCTTTATCTTATCAAGATACGTTTAAAGAACTAACTACTTTTTTTAAATTTTATGATGTCGATTATCAAGCTAAGGAAACAGGAGAAGCGTGGATAGACTACCAACTAGCTCATCCGATTAATGATCAACTTTTTGAAGGAATAGATTACATGAGTCATTATATTAAATGTTTAAAAAAAGAAGCTCTTTTTGTTTATCAGCTACCACCAACGATTGTTAATGACATATTGAGAGAGTATGAGGAAAAATTATCATTTGATTATCGAATCGATATTAATAATTTATATGAAGTAATCTTTAATCAAGTAGTTACTAAATTCCTAGTAACTTCAAAATTGAGTGAAATGGTTTCTTTATCCCAGATTGAACTAGACTATTTAATGTCTCAAAAGGAATTTGTTTTGCCTGAAGAAATGAGTTTATTTATTAACTCTGATGCTTACTATGAAAAATCATATAAAAAATTAATTGCTATGCTTCATCAAAAAAAGACACATACATTATTGATAAAAGAGAAGCAAAAAACTATAAGCGAGATAAAACTAGTAGAACCTATGCTAGAAAATGACTACAAGTCTTTGATAGTTTGCTTAGAAAAATTGTCGAATCGAGAGATAGTAGAGGAAATATCTTGTCACGTCAAATCTCCTTATGATTTTGAAGAAATTTTAGAGACATTGTATTTTAATGAAGAAGATTGGTCATATCTTTTTAGTAAGATGCCATTAGAACTTATTTTTTCATATCTTTGTCTTATTAAGCAACAATCAGGAGAAGAGTTAACTAGCCTAGAAGATTTTTTGTTGATGGAACAAGAAAAAGATTATCTAGTAGCTTTAAAACGCCATTTGTCTGAACTTGATAAAAAAACTAAAATGCTGATTGAGGAAGGTTTGAAACAAGTTGTGATAGAAAAATTAGACTTTTACTAA
- a CDS encoding DUF6323 family protein gives MKKESEDVLFNLSIVDNNLLGTIQNELNEESFFLVTKEDVEVMVENRNKILVEKNIIDFSVEYLIKGAALFSDDSHLKKESWQSQITDFFNIFYEVRKETPLFIEDEIIYQRIKKLANVFEKDMVHVAGYFETNLTWYEEELDESFNSK, from the coding sequence GTGAAAAAAGAATCTGAAGATGTGTTATTTAATTTGTCCATCGTAGATAATAACTTGCTTGGAACAATTCAAAATGAATTGAATGAAGAATCATTTTTTTTAGTAACTAAGGAAGATGTGGAAGTCATGGTTGAGAATCGAAACAAAATTTTAGTGGAAAAAAATATAATCGATTTTTCAGTTGAGTATTTGATTAAAGGAGCAGCTTTATTTTCAGATGATTCCCATCTAAAAAAAGAATCATGGCAATCCCAAATAACCGATTTTTTTAATATTTTTTATGAAGTTAGAAAAGAGACGCCTTTGTTTATTGAAGATGAAATCATTTATCAGCGAATCAAAAAATTAGCTAATGTGTTTGAGAAAGATATGGTACATGTTGCTGGTTATTTTGAGACAAATCTTACTTGGTATGAGGAGGAGTTAGATGAATCTTTTAACTCAAAATAA
- a CDS encoding bifunctional metallophosphatase/5'-nucleotidase has product MKKTKKGSSLLLTAILLCPLTLTATSALAAEDTTASSKEEVSMNQSAEVTAEEKAPAETDSKEDKASKTIPIQMLGVNDFHGALDTKASVYLENPLGGKDIKYENVGRASVLAAHLDKAQAEFATNNATGKTERIQAGDLVGASPANSALLRDEPTMRVFNEMKFTIGTLGNHEFDKGLGEFVRMLKGQAPDRVAMGGMSDDLWNIFKDYPRSPSTQKIAIANLVNKSDGKIPYDLPPYIVESYGEGEDRVQVGYIGVVTKEFPSLVLAEHTKDFEVIDEGEAVAKYTKELREDKKVDAIVVVSHVAATSKQGDVQGEVVDMMNTVDQKDPENSVDVVFAGHNHKETNGLINRNGKKDVRVVQSTSQGKAFIDLTGELDTVTKDFKETPSAKIVPTEASEVTPDAKVQAIVDEASEAIKPITNAAVAKADPEKLTVTDGKKMVSRKANEDDESAAGNLITDGQLYMANNTKLTDASGNEVKADFALTNSGGIRADLIVNDKDEITWGAAQTVQPFGNILQVVSMTGKDVKEALNQQYNNGKTGYTLQISGLTYAYTGMTQPAPNTPHDGSFKVVDVKKADGTPVKDDETYNVIINDFLFGGGDGFTAFTKGKLVTAMDTDTDTFVDYFKAMDKKGEKIGSPELGRKQKQTVTEAELSDASKVNEVKKKATVIKGETLPGAEVRFTTEDGKELGKGTADKDGKFEVKVTAITDKQINFHVAVGPTRIVGPVSVVFPEGPYIKDGRHVQVVKKNYSLWSNFDWKERNKSNNVLNEIFTARGKYEHENGATYLSLYDNQGKWQGYINENATKEAENLQGDYIKYGKYVTINRTGYNTWSDFNWKKRNDTGKLLGETYQARGKYKHANGSTYLSLYDNKGKWHGYINKSAVKVADGQQGAYINDGRYVTVSKDNYNIWSNFNWKKRTTSKKVFNETYQAKGRYQHFNGATYFSLYNDKGEWKGYINANAVKVGDGRQGAYIHHGKKVTINKKGYDTWSSFSWKKRSTTDELMGKTFTAKGKYNHMNGATYYSLYDNAGKWHGYVNKNAVK; this is encoded by the coding sequence ATGAAGAAAACAAAAAAAGGTAGTTCTTTATTGTTAACAGCTATTTTACTGTGCCCGTTAACTTTAACAGCAACAAGTGCATTAGCTGCTGAAGATACTACAGCAAGCTCGAAAGAGGAAGTATCAATGAATCAATCAGCAGAAGTAACTGCTGAAGAAAAAGCACCAGCAGAAACAGATTCTAAGGAAGACAAAGCATCAAAAACAATCCCTATCCAAATGCTTGGAGTGAATGATTTCCATGGTGCCTTAGACACTAAAGCAAGTGTTTATTTAGAAAATCCATTAGGTGGAAAAGATATTAAATATGAAAATGTAGGTCGTGCGTCAGTTTTAGCAGCTCACTTAGATAAAGCTCAAGCAGAATTTGCTACTAACAATGCTACTGGTAAAACAGAACGTATTCAAGCTGGAGACTTAGTTGGAGCAAGTCCTGCTAACTCAGCTCTTTTAAGAGATGAGCCGACTATGCGTGTCTTCAATGAAATGAAATTTACTATTGGAACATTAGGTAACCATGAGTTTGATAAAGGTTTAGGCGAATTTGTCCGTATGCTTAAAGGTCAAGCTCCAGATCGTGTTGCTATGGGCGGTATGAGTGATGATTTATGGAATATCTTTAAAGATTATCCACGCTCACCAAGTACTCAAAAAATTGCGATTGCCAACTTAGTTAATAAATCAGATGGAAAAATACCTTATGATTTACCACCATACATTGTTGAATCATACGGTGAAGGAGAAGACCGTGTTCAAGTTGGTTATATAGGTGTCGTAACAAAAGAATTCCCAAGTTTAGTTTTAGCTGAACATACAAAAGATTTTGAAGTTATTGATGAAGGTGAAGCAGTAGCTAAATATACAAAAGAATTAAGAGAAGATAAAAAAGTTGACGCTATTGTTGTGGTATCTCACGTAGCGGCAACAAGTAAACAAGGTGATGTTCAAGGTGAAGTGGTTGACATGATGAATACTGTTGACCAAAAAGACCCTGAAAACAGTGTTGACGTTGTTTTTGCAGGACATAACCACAAAGAAACAAATGGTTTGATTAACCGCAATGGTAAAAAAGATGTTCGTGTGGTTCAAAGTACATCTCAAGGAAAAGCGTTTATTGATTTAACAGGTGAATTAGATACTGTAACAAAAGACTTTAAAGAAACACCATCTGCAAAAATTGTTCCAACAGAAGCAAGTGAAGTAACACCTGATGCAAAAGTTCAAGCAATTGTTGATGAAGCTTCTGAAGCGATTAAACCAATTACAAATGCGGCAGTCGCAAAAGCAGATCCAGAAAAATTAACTGTAACTGACGGTAAAAAAATGGTTAGCCGTAAAGCTAACGAAGACGATGAGTCAGCAGCAGGTAACTTGATTACAGACGGTCAATTATACATGGCTAACAATACAAAATTAACAGATGCTTCTGGCAATGAAGTAAAAGCTGATTTTGCGTTGACTAACAGTGGTGGAATTCGTGCGGATCTTATAGTAAATGATAAAGATGAAATTACTTGGGGAGCAGCTCAAACTGTTCAACCATTTGGTAACATTTTACAAGTTGTTTCTATGACAGGTAAAGATGTAAAAGAAGCATTAAATCAACAATATAATAATGGTAAAACAGGCTACACATTACAAATTTCTGGACTAACTTATGCTTATACAGGTATGACACAACCAGCTCCAAATACACCACATGATGGTTCATTTAAAGTAGTGGATGTTAAAAAAGCTGATGGAACTCCTGTTAAAGATGATGAAACGTACAATGTTATTATCAATGATTTCTTATTCGGTGGAGGAGACGGATTCACAGCTTTCACTAAAGGAAAACTTGTAACAGCAATGGACACAGATACAGACACATTTGTTGATTACTTTAAAGCGATGGACAAAAAAGGTGAAAAAATTGGCTCTCCAGAATTAGGACGTAAACAAAAACAAACTGTAACTGAAGCTGAATTAAGTGATGCTTCTAAAGTGAATGAAGTTAAGAAAAAAGCAACAGTTATTAAAGGTGAAACATTACCAGGTGCTGAAGTTAGATTTACAACAGAAGATGGTAAAGAATTAGGTAAAGGAACTGCAGATAAAGATGGAAAATTTGAAGTTAAGGTAACAGCCATAACTGATAAACAAATTAATTTCCATGTAGCTGTTGGACCAACTCGTATTGTTGGACCTGTTTCAGTTGTCTTCCCTGAAGGACCATACATAAAAGATGGCCGTCACGTTCAAGTTGTTAAGAAAAACTATAGCCTATGGTCAAACTTTGATTGGAAAGAAAGAAACAAATCTAATAATGTTTTAAATGAAATTTTCACAGCTCGTGGTAAATATGAGCATGAAAATGGAGCTACTTACTTATCTCTTTATGATAATCAAGGTAAATGGCAAGGATACATCAATGAAAATGCAACAAAAGAAGCTGAAAATTTACAAGGCGATTACATCAAGTATGGAAAATATGTAACAATTAACCGTACTGGTTACAATACTTGGTCAGACTTCAATTGGAAGAAACGTAATGACACAGGTAAATTATTAGGTGAAACTTATCAAGCAAGAGGCAAATACAAACATGCTAATGGTTCAACTTACTTATCACTTTATGATAATAAAGGAAAATGGCATGGTTATATCAACAAATCTGCTGTAAAAGTGGCAGATGGTCAACAAGGTGCTTATATCAATGATGGTCGTTATGTAACTGTATCAAAAGATAACTACAATATTTGGTCTAACTTTAACTGGAAGAAACGTACAACAAGTAAAAAAGTATTTAACGAAACTTACCAAGCTAAAGGTCGTTACCAACACTTTAATGGAGCAACTTACTTCTCACTTTATAATGATAAAGGCGAATGGAAAGGCTACATCAATGCTAATGCTGTAAAAGTTGGAGATGGCAGACAAGGTGCTTATATTCACCATGGTAAAAAAGTAACTATTAATAAAAAAGGTTATGACACTTGGTCAAGCTTCAGTTGGAAAAAACGTAGTACAACTGATGAATTAATGGGCAAAACTTTTACTGCTAAAGGTAAATATAACCATATGAACGGAGCTACTTATTACTCATTATATGATAATGCAGGAAAATGGCACGGCTATGTTAACAAAAATGCTGTAAAATAA